TAAAGATACCAACTCAAAACCTACGTTCGTCTACATATGGGTTGTTTAAATTGTATCTAATTATATTCCCAGTATTACTTTATCAAATCTCTAGTAATCGATTATAGACACATACAATTCATCATATTTTCACAGAATCCATATAAAATGTAAGAAATTCTCAGGTACTCACGACAACCATTCCATTTGCTTTTTCAAGGACTTTCCATAGCTACGAAGCAGCTCTCCAAACATACTCCCAGCAGAACAAAAAATAAACTTGTTTCCCGGACAATGACCATGGGATCCCCAACAGTTCTCTAACCTCCCAGTGACCACGGCAAAATCAAGCCTCCCAGGAACTATAGACCTTCCGCTGCTTTCTAAAATATCATCTCGCTTATTATCCAAATTTCAATCATCTGATTAAGCATATTTCTATATGTTTCTATCCAAACGTCAGATTAAGACTAATTTCCATATTCACACAACTCTCATGTCACAGTCACACAATGCTATTCCCAAACATACCTAATCAATTAGTTGTTTTCAACAATATTTTAATCTGCAGGAATATTTTCACATTTCTATGTCATGGTTAGTTCCTAGGATAATGCAACTCTTACATTTACATCTTTCAAAACTTCTAAAATTGGGTCCaggtttaaaacaattacaggcGCACCTTACTATCTTATACTATATCATAAATGGTCTTAACTAGTAAACACAGATTCTAGTTTTCATCCAGTTCACATAGATAGCTGACTCAGCCTCAGAGCCTCCTGAcagggccctgtttacacctccacacaggaatacacacgcagagcctcctgactgggccctgtttacacctccacacaggaatacacactcagggcctcctgactgggccctgtttacacctccacacaggaatacacacgcAGAGCCTACGAGGCTTAACTCCACTTTGCGGGTTTcctcttaatttaaaaaaaaaatacttttgagATGTGATATCCACTCGGCTCGCTGCCTCTCAAatcaaaggtgggtccatctgctcCGTTCCCAAAGTGTGGTCTTcctgagatcccaagtttgaGCGATCCCTCGTgcaccatttacccaggtcgtcaggagccaggccatttacccaggtcgtcaggagccaggtcatttacccaggtcgtcaggagcggtCACCAAGTGAAGATTCACATCGCCAAATGTGGTGGTTAACTTCTTtaatatcaaatgaggagagaaacataccacacaagtcagagttattcttaaactaaatctttattcacttattaataagggagcaggtcaatacaacgtacacataaagtgaatcaattgagtgttctacgataatgatggctggtcgaccCACAGGACAacagtacaaaggtcttttatagccaagatactctcctttcaacctacatgacgaacaatagatgtatagaacgggtcacaaggttaagatttgtatgaaagatacttaaaattctcagcagacagtatctgctgtaaaaacagtactctgtgtagagaccagggtctggccctggggtcctctctccctggtaccatgtagaacagaaacattactcatgctctggaatgcggtctctttaggttttaatcacccaaaagacattgtaaatctcctgtcagtgttatctcccagaggcccatcctcagtagaacacacatacacaatagttataagaaccctctattctgttgcataaaacaaccatttgatgcaataaaagtattataacataatcttgcagttttgctctcagtgtccactgaaagttgacaagtaacaacaactgggacataaaagtCACCTACCATAAGCAcacactaaatctgcccaagaagaggcaaacaaaagaaaaacccacaacaaacttaaagacaggaagcaaaccaaaacgGTAgtgcaactaaaggtgttgactctccacatctatcaagacaactggagcactgggccagacactcttaaatagaaccaggaccagctcaggtgaaacaccttcccactaacgagatggacaagccagcacaggtggaacactaacgaggtgacaccaatcagtgcgtcctatgtgctaacgagctatacgagCTAAATGTAAGATGTATATACGTGCTAAATGTAAGATGCTATACGTGCTAAATGTAAGATGTAAGATTGTTAATACAATTGATTATAGACCAATTTATTATACTGCGTCCATGTGTTTAGGCTGCAAGTATGTTGAAATTAAGTAATTGaaaaaactacaactacaaccGAACATATATTGGACGTTTTCAATGTCTTTCAATGACATTTTGCTAAATTGGAATAgcgcaatgtcaaaacacagttttaacgtgtccaaatcaataaccaatatgcagaaacaatttgggatatattgaaaacctaaacatgtTGAAGTGTTGcgttttgattcaagtgggtcaccaacgtggtaagtgtaacacaattttttttgtcactttttgttaaataaatagtactctttcaattcagggCCTGGATTTTTCCGCTGAGGCTAATATCAACTGAACAGGGGacaaacgtttagggttctacattctGACATTCATTCAAATACTGCTTCAACAATGTTAatacattctacattgtgacattatttcattgatatcatgaaacaactccttcatgtatgtattttctgatgtttaatcagagatattttatcagagtatctcttcccacattgatcacagatatatagtttctctcctgtgtgtgtccgctGGTGTACTATCAGGCTGCTTGGGTGAGAAAAACTCTTCCCTCATTGATCACAGCCAAAAGATTTCTCTcccgtgtgtgttctctggtgtttagTTAGacagctagatgtagtaaaacccttcccacattgatcacagctataagatttctctcccgtgtgtattctctggtgtgatttcAGGGATTGTAGCCcaataaaactcttcccacagtgaTCACAGCCATaacgtttctctcctgtgtgtattctctggtgtatagttagacagctagatgtagtaaaacccttcccacattgatcacagctataaggtttctctcctgtgtgtgttctcttgtgtaCTACCAGGttgcttagctgagtaaaactcttcccacattgatcacagccataaggtttctctccagtgtgtgttctctggtgtatagttagacagctagatgtagtaaaacccttcccacattgatcacagctaaaaggtttctctcctgtgtgtccgCGCTGGTGTACTATCAGGATGCTTAGCTGAGAAAAACTCGTCCCACATTGATAACAGccaaaaggtttctctccagagtgtattctctggtgtgatttcAGGGTTTGTAGCAGAataaatctcttcccacattgatcacagccgtaaggtttctctcctgtgtgtgttctctggtgtatagttagatagctagatgtattaaaactcttcccacattgatcacagctatatggtttctctcctgtgtgtgttctctggtgtatagtgagattgctagatgtagtaaaactcttcccacattgatcacagctataaggtttctctcctgtgtgtgttcgctGGTGTGATTTCAGGGTTTGTAgcagagtaaaactcttcccacattgatcacagccgtaagatttctctcctgtgtgaattctTTGATGTGTTTTAAGTTTTACTGAAGAGTTGAatcttttcccacagtcagagcagcagtgagaattcttccctgtgggtctctgctggtgtttcttgaggtgttctgatctggagagacttttCTCTGCCTCATCAGCATtatgatgttgttgaggctccccagaggatccacgatagtcccgtctctctcctgtgtgaacaacaaagtcagacagatggttaaaggcccactacagcagaaatccactgtatATTTGAGGTAAAGGGTGATGCCCAGAGCGTACCAATGAAggtgtacaacaattgacgtctgttgTATTTAACAATTAAGACAGTCAAGATAGCAACAATAGCCAGATttagtcttgttttcacattagtagtaacatcgatgattgtaggctagaaataagttattcaagttgttgaaatcctaagcagtgtgccagattacatttggtctccaatatgggcccctttctgtgtttgctaaaattgcggcacgagggcaTAGCACACACAATttggttgcagaaactcctccctgctaatgaggaaaccgctagttatggatgtagtatctgcctggagcaaaaatagTGAGCGAAGATTTTagattttcacaatgtattctgaacatTACAGtgcaagatcaggagtgctactcaaggaaactcacattaagctctgTGTCTATTCACTGATTCACCACCGTGGgagaaaactcaggggagttctcataggctgacaCCAATAATATCCaccatttccaggttgcttataAGTGCATTTCACATTAAATATGGATTATAATTGTAGGGCTTGAATCACCTGCTTCAATTGATTTATACTTAAACACTTCAACAGGTAAAATGCTCTCTGGCTAGCTTTgccatcagcctgacaatgagggtttgtaccCTAAGTGTTCAACAAATTGGCacataacttcaccaaacaacaacataaacctactgtaggacccataacttcgctttagcaatctcactaggataaagacctcctccattcctgccattattgaaagagatcgtgatacctcacatctcaaaatagggctacttaatgttagatccctcaattcaaaggcagttatagtcaatgaactaatcactgatcataatcttgatgtgattggcctgactgaaacatggcttaagcctgatgaatttactgtgttaaatgaggcctcacctcctggttacactagtgactatattccccgtgcatcccgcaaaggcggaggtgttgctaacatttactatagcaaatttcaatttacccccccaaaaatgacgttttcgtcttttgagcttctagtcatgaaatctatgcagcctactcaatcacttgttatagctactgtttacaggcctcctgggccatataccgcgttcctcactgagttccctgaattcctatcggaccttgtagtcatagtagataatattcaaatttttggtgattttaatattcacatggaaaagtccacagacccactccaaaaggccttcggagccatcatcgactcagtgggttttgtccaacatgtctctggacctactcactgccacagtcatactctggacctagttttgtcccatggaataaatgttgtggatcttaatgtttttcctcataatcctggactatcagaccaccattttattacgtttgcaatcgacACAAATAATCTGcacagaccccaaccaaggagcatcaaaggacgtgctataaattctcagacaacacaaagattccttgatgcccttccagactccttctgcctacccaaggacgtcagaggacaaaaatcagttaaccacctaactgaggaactcaatttaaccttgcgcaataccctagatgcagttgcacccctaaaacgaaaaacatttgtcataagaaactagctccctggtatacagaaaatacccgagctctgaagcaagcttccagaaaattggaacggaaatggcgccacaccaaactggaagtcttccgactagcttggaaagacagtaccgtgcagtatcgaaaagccctcactgctgctcgatcatcctatttttccaacttaattgaggaaaataagaacaatccaaaatgtctttttgatactgccgcaaagctaactaaaaagcagcattccccaagtgaggatggctttcacttcagcagtaataaattcatgaacttctttgaggaaaagatcatgatcattagaaagcaaattacggactcctctttgaatctgcgtattcctccaaagctcagctgtcctgagtctgcacaactctgccaggacctaggatcaagagagacacttaagtgttttagtactatatctcttgacacaatgatgaaaataatcatggcctctaaaccttcaagctgcatactggaccttattccaactaaactacttaaagagctgcttcatgtgcttggccctcctatgttgaacataataaacggctctctatccaccggatgtgtaccaaactcactaaaagtggcagtaataaagcctctcttgaaaaagccaaaccttgacccagaaaatataaaaaaactaaatcggcctatatcgaatcttccattcctctcaaaaattttagaaaaagctgctGCGCttcaactcactgccttcctgaagacaaacatgatggggttttagaccccatcataacactgagactgcacttgtgaaggtggtaaattaccttttaatggcgtcagaccgaggctctgcatctgtcctcgtgctactagaccttagtgctgcctttgataccatcgatcaccacattcttttggagagattggaaacccaaattggtctacacggacaagttctggcctggtttagatcttatctgtcggaaagatatcagtttgtctctgtgaatggtttgtcctctgacaaatcaactgtacatttctgtgttcctcaaggttccgttttaggaccactattgttttcactatatattttacctcttggggatgtcattcgaaaacataatgttaactttcactgctatgcggatgacacacagctgtacatttcaatgaaacatggtgaagccccaaaattgccctcgctagaagcctgtgtttcagacataaggaagtggatggctgaaaacgttctacttttaaactcggacaaaacagagatgcttgttataggtcccaagaaacaaagagatcttctgttgaatctgacaattaatcttgatgtttgtaaagtcgtctcaaataaaactgtgaaggacctcggcgttactctggaccccgatctctcttttgacgaacatatcaagactgtttcaaggacagcttttttccatctacgtaacattgcaaaaatcagaaattttctgtccaaaaatgatgcagaaaaattcatacatgcttttgttacttctaggttagactactgcaatgctctactttctggctacccggataaagcactaaataaacttcagttagtgctaaatacggctgttagaatcctgactagaaccccaaaatttgatcatattaatccagtgctagcttcctgttaaggcaagggctgatttcaagattttactgttaacctacaaagcgttacatgggcttgctcctacctatctttccgagttggtcctgccgtacatacctacacgtacgctacggtcacaagacgcaggcctcctaattgtccctagaatttctaagcaaacagctggaggcagggctttctcctatagatctccatttttatggaatggtctgcctacccatgtgagacgcagactcggtctcaacctttaagtctttattgaagactcatctcttcagtgggtcatatgattgagtgtagtctggcccaggagtgtgaaggtgaacggaaaggctctggagcaacaaaccgcccttgctgtctctgcctggccggttcccctctctccactgggattctctgcctctaaccctattacaggtgctgagtcactggcttactggtgctctttcatgccgtccctaggaggggtgcgtcacttgagtgggttgagtcactgacgtgatcttcctgtctgggttggcgcccccccttggtttgtgccgtggcggagatctttgtgggctatactcggccttgtctcaggatggtaagttggtggttgaagatatccctctagtggtgtgggggctgtgctttggcaaagtgggtggggttatatccttcctgtttggccctgtccgggggtatcatcggatggggccacagtgtctcctgacccctcctgtctcagcctccagtatttatgctgcagtagtttatgtgtcggggggctagggtcagtttgttatatctggagtacttctcctgtcttatccggtgtcctgtgtgaatttaagtatgctctctctaattctctctttctctctctctcggaggacctgagccctaggaccatgcgtcgggaccacctggcatgatgactccttgctgtccccagtccacctggccgtgctgctgctccagtttcaactgttctgcctgcggctatggaaccctgacctgttcacaggatgtgctacctgtcccagacctgctgttttcaactctctagagactgcaggagagatactcttaatgatcagctatgaaaagccaactgacatttactcctgaggtgctgacttgctgcaccctcgacaactactgtgattcttattatttgaccatgctggtcatttatgaacatttgaacatcttggccatgttctgttataatctccacccggcacagtcagaagaggactagccacccctcatagcctggttcctctctaggtttcttcctaggttttggcctttccagggagtttttcctagccaccgtacttctacacctgcattgcttgctgtttggggttttagactgggtttctgtacagcactttgagatatcagctgatgtaagaacggctatataaataaatgtttgatttacctaacaacaacatagacctaggacTATAAACAATTTAATATTTCAGGTGAAACATGAAAACTAAAATTAATTTGTCATAACATTTCATAACcagataattttgtgaataatcccactaggctactctgtaatgggttgtcattctaaatgtcctgaataaaggaaaatagctctgtgtgttgtacaatagcctatgtaacggatgtgaaatggctagctaattagcggtggtgcgcgctaaaagcctttcaatcggtgacgtcacttgctctgagaccttgaagtagtggttccccttgctctgcaagggccgcggcttttgtggagcgatgggtaacgatgcttcgtgtgactgttgttgatgtgtgcagagggtccctgattcgcacccgggtcggggcgaggggtcggactaaagttatactgttaagGAACAGTtctccatcaaggaacagttctctacacattatgagctaagtatctctgtctccaaacagactaacgagaccctactgtaaatcaagcagacaacaacattataaacatcaatttgttagggatgttggatccaacgtggagcacggcataactgtctttaccggtgtaatgaatgaagaagcactttggttgttgttgcatgtcgtgatgtttgtcatttgactgtcattcagaaaatgatttcctggatcagctgatgatagttgaacatgtgactataacaaaacagctacagtattaagtattatgtgtaattattgaagaaccacgttAATGACAGTACCCATTTGGGCGTTGTCAATACGGTGACTCTCGGTTAGCATCATTTAATTTTGCATACTCTGAAATGATTTAGgatctgtgcccatgaaaactgtttttccAGCGTAATATAAGGCGACACTAAATGTTATGTAGGTAGAGTGCATTTTAGAaatctgaatacaaaaaactgtACGAACATGAAAATAAACgaaaccacaaggccaaatcgACACTGGAggagcttaccaagatgacattgaatgttcctgagtgacctagttacagtttggacttaaatcttcTTGAAAGTCtaaggcaagacttgaaaatggctttctagcaatgatcaacaaccaacttgacagaacaggaatgacttaaaaaagaataatgaatattcacatgaagatcTGTCGCCTATTGGATGACATCACAACTTCCCATCAAGCCAACTTCTTGAATAccttactatgacatcactcacTCCTTCTAGTTTGCAGTTGTCTCAAAAAACACTACTttgctcaaaacatttatttgtttccctttagtgtgtttatactttactgtatttacatctcacttttcaacaggaaaagtatttttttaaataaccggAGGAAGTCATGAACAATTCCTACAGTACAAAAACATATTCAAGTGTAGAATGCCGTTTTAAAAATCAAACATttgttcaacaactgcagagatcaatgtctgtgttttataagatagtactcactgtatttactggtgttaatcagatcaatgTCCCTGTTTTATAAGATATTACTCACTGTAtgtactggtgttaatcagatcaatgttcctgttttataagatagtactcactgtatttactggtgcTAATCAGTTCTCCAGgcttctcttcttcttcctcctctaatgtgacagtaatctccccctcTTCATCCTTCATTCCAAAAACGTCTTCATCTTCTTTCACGTCATTCtccactccaaaaactgcatcttccccctcttctttcacagtaacgTCATCCTCCACTTTCACTCTTAAGGCCTCATCCTCTTCTTTaactgtaacgtctttctcttcttcattcactgtaacagcctcaccctctacttgtttttgtattgtaacagccttttctttctttctccgtccagcagacctcttctttatcaggagagtagcttagtgaactcatggtcagGGATaatagctagttagcattagcgactagactagtgctaacttaaccagccagctaGTTGACTTATAACGTAAATATTAAATTAAATGGGGTAGCTAGTTGTTTCCACATAAGTATGTTTAAAGCATAGTGGCAAATAAACCACGAAATTGTCTAAAGAACTTGAATGTTCCGACTTTGTTGGCAAGCGAGCTACCGACGTGGCTGCAGTTGTtgaagaagcgttccgtccactagattatacgtcacactagaAACCTCGCCTGAAAGACACATATCGCCATCTGCTGTCTGGAGGgaggaaacgcagttgaggaggGAAAACTTGTTTTCTTCTTCATTGAATTATAATATTATAAAGCAGTTTAGGGAAACGTTTTTTTCCTCTCCATTAAATAAGAATATTATATCAACACGTACAAAGAGCAACAAGTGTTGTTTGATTAGTTCAGATTTTTTATGAGGATTTAAAACAAACTACATCTACTCCACATCTGTATTACTGATTCAGTCAAATAACTAGATATCAAAATAAGCACCTAGTTATTgatacccttgataaagatgagcaaaaattacTGTTTTAGCCAAAAACCTAGTTTTGCTAGGTGGCTGAAACTTGGCcataagtggatcttccagcaagacatatcaacatccacaaagaaatggttaattaggcacaaaatcaacattttcaatggccatctcagtcgtcAGACTTGAactccattgaaaacctgtggtttgaattgaacagGGCAGTCCATAGGCACAGACAAAATAAATCAAGGACCTGGAGAgattctgtttggaggaatggtctaagatcccaccCAATGTGTTCtataatctcataaaacatttcagtgtcgttaaatcaaatcaaatcaaatcaaattttattagtcacatacacatggttagcagatgttaatgcgagtgtagcgaaatgcttgtgcttctagttccgacaatgcagtaataaccaacaagtaatctaacctaacaattccacaactactaccttacacacacacacaagtgtaaagggataaagaatatgtacataaagatatatgaatgagtggtggtacagaacggcatggcagatgcagtagatggtatagagtacggtatatacatatgagatgagtactgtagggtatgtaaacataaagtggcatagtttaaagtggctagtggtacatgtattacataaagatggcaagatgcagtagatgatatagagtacagtatatacatatgagatgggtaatgtagggtatgtaaacattatattaagtggcattgtttaaagtggctagtggtacatttttacataatttccatcaattcccatttttaaagtggctggagttgagtcagtatgttggcagccaccgctaaatgttagtggtggctgtttaacagtctgatggccttgagatagaagctgtttttcagtctctcggtccctgctttgatgcacctgtactgacctcgccttctggatgatagcggggtgaacaggcagtggcttgggtggttgttgtccttgatgatctttatggccttcctgtgacatcgggtggtgtaggtgtcctggagggcaggtagtttgcccccggtgatgcgttctgcagacctcactacctctggagagcc
The sequence above is a segment of the Salvelinus alpinus unplaced genomic scaffold, SLU_Salpinus.1 scaffold_63, whole genome shotgun sequence genome. Coding sequences within it:
- the LOC139567182 gene encoding zinc finger protein ZFP2-like, whose product is MKDEEGEITVTLEEEEEEKPGELISTSKYRERRDYRGSSGEPQQHHNADEAEKSLSRSEHLKKHQQRPTGKNSHCCSDCGKRFNSSVKLKTHQRIHTGEKSYGCDQCGKSFTLLQTLKSHQRTHTGEKPYSCDQCGKSFTTSSNLTIHQRTHTGEKPYSCDQCGKSFNTSSYLTIHQRTHTGEKPYGCDQCGKRFILLQTLKSHQRIHSGEKPFGCYQCGTSFSQLSILIVHQRGHTGEKPFSCDQCGKGFTTSSCLTIHQRTHTGEKPYGCDQCGKSFTQLSNLVVHKRTHTGEKPYSCDQCGKGFTTSSCLTIHQRIHTGEKRYGCDHCGKSFIGLQSLKSHQRIHTGEKSYSCDQCGKGFTTSSCLTKHQRTHTGEKSFGCDQ